The proteins below are encoded in one region of Apostichopus japonicus isolate 1M-3 chromosome 4, ASM3797524v1, whole genome shotgun sequence:
- the LOC139966718 gene encoding translin-like: protein MADTSEVISKIFNEFNTFLVNDQDTREKIRDAVRTLEQTAREIMTTLQAIHQKSGLSDVLSVCKKARDMFVSIQAQFKALQETFPAEQYYRYSDHWKFGIQRLAFLASLIIYLEGEKLASREEVAQLLGVAVKKEDGFHIDLEDFLHGLLTLANELSRLAVNSVTSGDFSRPLKIAAFLNEVDSGFRLLNLKNDSLRKRYDGLKYDVKKVEEVVYDISIRGLQQKNEQAAAAANTEG, encoded by the exons ATGGCAGATACTTCTGAAGTAATATCCAAGATTTTCAACGAGTTTAATACTTTCCTTGTGAATGATCAAGACACAAGAGAG AAAATCAGAGATGCTGTCCGAACATTGGAACAAACAGCAAGAGAGATTATGACAACCTTGCAAGCTATTCATCAGAAGTCTGGTCTTAGTGATG TTTTATCTGTTTGTAAAAAGGCCAGAGATATGTTTGTAAGCATCCAGGCTCAGTTTAAGGCCTTACAAGAAACGTTTCCAGCAGAGCAGTATTACAG GTACAGCGACCACTGGAAATTTGGTATCCAAAGATTAGCCTTCTTAGCATCTCTTATAATTTACTTGGAGGGAGAGAAACTGGCAAGCAGGGAAGAGGTAGCTCAGCTTCTTGGAG TTGCTGTTAAGAAAGAAGATGGCTTTCACATTGACCTGGAAGATTTCTTGCATGGGTTACTCACTCTAGCCAATGAATTG AGCCGACTCGCCGTCAACAGTGTAACCTCTGGTGACTTCTCACGACCGCTCAAGATAGCTGCGTTCCTGAACGAAGTAGACTCCGGCTTCCGTCTCCTAAACCTCAAGAACGACAGTCTCCGGAAAAGATACGACGGTTTGAAGTATGATGTTAAGAAAGTAGAGGAGGTTGTGTATGACATATCGATCAGAGGACTTCAACAAAAGAACGAGCAGGCTGCAGCAGCAGCCAACACAGAAGGTTGA